In a genomic window of Myotis daubentonii chromosome X, mMyoDau2.1, whole genome shotgun sequence:
- the LOC132223663 gene encoding ferritin, mitochondrial-like — protein MATPPPSSERQGYLPDCEAAINQQIGLELYAASVYTSIAGYFQSRAWQQGSQYFQKRALKKREQAERLVWLQSQRGGRVLLQVVPRPQQHEWDSSLMALEQALLMAKRVDQGLQHLHRLATHRGDAHLCEFLESHCLHPQAAFLQELGGHISQLRQMQAPESGLEEDLLHKLTLGDREEH, from the coding sequence ATGGCCACTCCTCCGCCCTCCTCTGAGCGCCAGGGCTACCTTCCAGACTGCGAGGCCGCCATCAACCAGCAGATCGGGCTGGAGCTCTATGCGGCCTCCGTGTACACCTCCATTGCCGGCTACTTCCAGAGCCGGGCCTGGCAGCAGGGCTCCCAGTACTTCCAGAAGCGGGCCCTCAAGAAGAGGGAGCAGGCGGAGAGGCTGGTGTGGCTGCAGAGCCAGCGCGGGGGCCGGGTTCTGCTGCAGGTCGTCCCCCGGCCGCAGCAGCACGAGTGGGACAGCAGCCTGATGGCCCTGGAGCAGGCCCTGCTCATGGCGAAGAGAGTGGACCAGGGCCTGCAGCACCTGCACCGCCTGGCCACCCACCGGGGGGACGCCCACCTGTGCGAGTTCCTGGAGAGCCACTGCCTGCACCCACAGGCCGCCTTCCTCCAGGAGCTGGGCGGCCACATCAGCCAGCTGCGCCAGATGCAGGCCCCCGAGTCCGGCCTGGAGGAGGACCTGCTCCACAAGCTCACCCTGGGCGACAGAGAGGAGCACTGA